CACAGGTGCTTAGACATCTGTGCTTGCTTGGAGAATCTCACCGGTGCAATGGAGTAGGGCCGCGTGGATTGACCGTCATGAAGAGCATTAACAACCTCTGGGTCCACTTGCTTGAGAAGATTGAGGAACGCCCCACGGATGAGGTGTCCTGTGAATTTGTTCACGCGCCCTTTCTCGCTGGGTGTTATATCGAACTCGATGTTCAGCATATCAGAAGCGCCCATCTTTGGATGCTCAGTCATCTTGTCGGACTGTGTCATGAATTCTCGCCCTCTTGGAATTTATCATATGCAGCCAATGCTACAAGAGCGTTTCCCCCGAAGTAAACCCTTCCCCCACGAGATCCTCCTACGACCGGATAGGAGGGTATACGCCAACCGATTTTCTTCGCTGTTGATTTATCCACTATCGCGTAGAGCTCATTCTCAAAGAGATTATCAGCAACTTCTTCAGGATCTCGGAGTCCATCAAATCCGATATCAGTTCCGAGGAAATCTTTCGTATTGATTCCTACAACTGGTGCAAACGGAATCTTGTTCGGTAGGGCATCATATCTCATCTTAACGAAACGGGATTTATCCTTCATGTAGCCAAACACCTGAGATATGCATACCGGCCTATGATAGCGGACATGAGAGCTATACTCTGCCATCAGGTTATCAATGGTTGATTTCTGATTGTCAGTATCAAGTTCTCCTTTGGCTGCATAAATGTACTTCTTCGCATCGTCGTTGTCGTTACCGAACAGTTTGTATTTCTGGGCTCGTCGCAGGATTCGGTACAGCGGAGAGAAATACACCGGGAATAAACCTCTGCGCTCCGCTACGTAGTCTCGTACCAGGGCGCTTGCATCTGTACTCCGTAATGTGACAAGTGTGTCTGCTGATTTCTCTATATGCTCCTTCCATTCGGGCTTGATGCTGCTAGTATCGGTTTGAGGATATGCTTCATCGAGAAACTCCAGCAATTCATCCTCATTCACATAGGTTCCGCCTGCGGGTGTAGCTGAAATCATATCAACCAGATTGCTGACGAAATGCTCTGCTTCCATGCGGGCATATGGCGATTCAAGATACCATAGCCCTGGGTCCTCGTCGGAGAAGCCATCCTCTATGTATTGCATCATGTTGCTTCTTGATTTGACATCCTCCACATAGGTGTCAAAATATCGGTAAACATACTTAGGAGCGAAAAGCAACGCACGGCCGGAGCGGTGACGACCAACACGACCAATACGCTGAACAGCCGAGGATGCCGACCAGGCCTGAAACAGAAGATACGACGTGTCGAAATCAATACCAACTTCGATTGCACTGGTTCCCACAAGAACGAGTGCCGATTCACGTTCGCGCCTGATATTTTGCGGTACCAATCCGTGGCTTTCTTTGATCTCTCCATCTTCGAACTCTTCTGATGCTAGAAGCATCTCGGTGAGGG
This DNA window, taken from Candidatus Lokiarchaeota archaeon, encodes the following:
- the cas3 gene encoding type I-D CRISPR-associated helicase Cas3', with the translated sequence MASNETPELKYKIPGVHLLHSDEVMGKFNLYEYQADAVEQLRTEDKCLLQIHAGTGMGKTAIAVMGVVESSPKRAVMVYPTNELIDNQQQSIRKTCRALGVEEPDIVRVHSAEMRRLITEEDYRSKSKALADNLRPPLKDKPKFILTNPDTLHLVLRFKYGRGRYNEQAARVLNVLGSYSTLVLDEFHYYELRELSALYFDLCFAGFLGMFSRILLMTATPHSGLERYLNHVAAASDMQTPQPVTAQEADSGRQVIHEVDFSILPENDDDLKQMADYLIERRDELATLREENKASDYLPACVILNSVIDARSLTEMLLASEEFEDGEIKESHGLVPQNIRRERESALVLVGTSAIEVGIDFDTSYLLFQAWSASSAVQRIGRVGRHRSGRALLFAPKYVYRYFDTYVEDVKSRSNMMQYIEDGFSDEDPGLWYLESPYARMEAEHFVSNLVDMISATPAGGTYVNEDELLEFLDEAYPQTDTSSIKPEWKEHIEKSADTLVTLRSTDASALVRDYVAERRGLFPVYFSPLYRILRRAQKYKLFGNDNDDAKKYIYAAKGELDTDNQKSTIDNLMAEYSSHVRYHRPVCISQVFGYMKDKSRFVKMRYDALPNKIPFAPVVGINTKDFLGTDIGFDGLRDPEEVADNLFENELYAIVDKSTAKKIGWRIPSYPVVGGSRGGRVYFGGNALVALAAYDKFQEGENS